In Uranotaenia lowii strain MFRU-FL chromosome 2, ASM2978415v1, whole genome shotgun sequence, one genomic interval encodes:
- the LOC129749630 gene encoding anaphase-promoting complex subunit 11 isoform X1 has product MKVTVKSWMGVAVWKWLANDDNCGICRMAFEGCCPDCSLPGDDCPLVWGACSHCFHMHCIVKWLNSQANQQCPMCRQTWKFNDK; this is encoded by the coding sequence GTTGGATGGGCGTAGCCGTTTGGAAATGGCTGGCCAACGACGATAACTGCGGCATCTGTCGGATGGCCTTCGAGGGTTGCTGTCCGGACTGTTCGCTACCCGGGGACGACTGTCCGCTCGTTTGGGGCGCCTGCTCCCACTGCTTCCACATGCACTGCATCGTAAAGTGGCTCAACTCCCAGGCCAACCAGCAGTGCCCGATGTGCCGGCAGACCTGGAAGTTCAACGACAAGTAA
- the LOC129749630 gene encoding anaphase-promoting complex subunit 11 isoform X2: MGVAVWKWLANDDNCGICRMAFEGCCPDCSLPGDDCPLVWGACSHCFHMHCIVKWLNSQANQQCPMCRQTWKFNDK, from the coding sequence ATGGGCGTAGCCGTTTGGAAATGGCTGGCCAACGACGATAACTGCGGCATCTGTCGGATGGCCTTCGAGGGTTGCTGTCCGGACTGTTCGCTACCCGGGGACGACTGTCCGCTCGTTTGGGGCGCCTGCTCCCACTGCTTCCACATGCACTGCATCGTAAAGTGGCTCAACTCCCAGGCCAACCAGCAGTGCCCGATGTGCCGGCAGACCTGGAAGTTCAACGACAAGTAA